TTTTctcttttaatatattacacAATTAGATAGTAAATGGGctttatttacatttccatCGCGATTTCCTGCCCACACTTTGGCGGAAGTTTGAACTCTTGACTCGCCGATTTCGGTCGTCGAACTGGAGATAGATAAACGGGAATCGTGAGGGAAATTCTCTtaacataatattttcaatagtGAATGGGAGTGGCAGCAGTAAACAACAGTTTATTTGGCCTTCTTAATacaatacttttaaaatatactttataaggaagcaattatttacaaaaagatTGAGAAGAAAAATTGGGGAAAAATtggtttcaatttaaaatattaacaaaaatagAGAGGAACaataggaaatttttaaaaacttaatgaCATCTAAACGTATTAgcatatgaaataaaatttttttattatttatagatacttttgattttgatatgTTACGTTAGTGATTTTCATTATATTATCTTTTATCCGTAAAATTTATGGGTCGTCACCTGGATGCTATTGTTTCGCCCTGGGCTGTTGTTGGCAAATTTAGCATGAAATTGGGTTGCTTGCCAACCATAATCCTCTGCCTCCCACAATTTTCGCAGACATCGGGCCACGCGACCTCTGACGCCAGTGCAGCCACGTTTGCATTATCGATTGCTAATCCCCGACATTGGGAGTCTCGTGTGTCGCGGTTGGTCAATGACCAGTGACATTTCTCCTTTCTCAAATTCTCTGAATGCTGACTAATTGATTTGCATGTTTTATCTTTCGCTTTTCCAGATACGATACGGCTCGCGATGGCTTCTTGGATCTGCAAGAGCTCAAGTTCATGATGGAGAAGCTGGGTGCACCGCAGACCCATCTGGGACTCAAGCAGATGATTGCCGAGGTGGACGAGGACAACGATGGCAAGATCTCCTTCCGGGAGTTCCTGCTGATCTTCAGGAAGGCCCAAGCCGGAGAACTGGACTCTGAGTCGGGGCTGAATCAGCTGGCCCGCCTCACCGAGGTCGATGTGGAGCAGGTGGGCGTGAGCGGAGCCAAGAATTTCTTCGAGGCGAAAATCGAGCAGCAGCTGCGGACGAACAAGTTCCACGATGAGATCCGGGCAGAGCAGGAGGAGCGCCGgcgcgaggaggaggagcgagCCCAGCGACGCCAGCAGTTCCAGCAGCGGGCAGCGATCTTCCAGTAGAGGATCCATGCACTCCCACGTAGTCTAGCGCGTAATTATCTGGCGTAGGTTAATCGAATGTGGAACTAATCCCGGGAGAAGAGGATACGCTTCGTACAAGCAGCAGGCATTTTTCAAGCATCACATACAGTAATATTATCCATACTAATCAATCGTCCCGAATATAATCTCGATTTGCTGGATGAAACATCTTAGGAATTGAATGTTATTTCTTCTATGTATTAATTTTGAAACTACCTTGAGGAATACCGAAATGTAACGTTCAATTTctaatatctatttttttaaatccatcTAAATTGAGCCATCTAGCCCTCACATAAGAATACATACGTACATAAATAACGATCATACCAAAAGCGTATTTATAGTTAACCCTTAGTTAAGTGAAACATGTTTTAGCTTAAGACCTATTTTATTGTTCGGTGTTgcgcaaaatttatttgttgatttacGTTTTCCTTGACGGTTGTCTAAAATGTATGCTTCTTTTACTTTACGATATTTACTTGTAGTgccattattattttcttcgttttcattttttttgttaaaaaaactcGATAGTTATGTTAAGCTaatcaatttgtaaaattcaACCTTCTTTGTACATACTAAATCTGCGTTGGCATTCAATCTTAGTTTCAGTCGTAACAAGTTGGAATCTGTGGAATATTCAATTAAGTTTCGATTTCAGTATTTCACGTTTAAAGTTAGCAATTAAAGCAATACTAATGCGTTAAATACGAATACACAAGAAAATACACGTACTTTTAGAGAGCGTTTAATACAAACTTATactgcaatttaaataaataaatgtatataatacGAAAcgattttcattgtttttattttaggaGAGCGTCTTACATTGTAAACATTAAAGCTTTTACTTCATTTGTTGAGTCCTTTAAATTGTGAAACCTTGTTCCTGATCACTCATGCGATATTTCAATGTGTTGATACATGGTGACTTCATCACCAGTGCCCAAGGCTAGCAGCAATTTCCTTCCCGCTGCGACCATTTCATTGCCTTGGGGGTTATAGTGCGAGACCACCCACTAAGTGCCACATGGAGTGACTTCATGCTTCGTGCTGATACAAAAATCCAGAGCCAAGAATTCGATGGGGTGTCCGGAGTCCACGTGTTAATAGAGGATCTATATTGATAAATTTaagtagtttaaattaaattacaacaagagagaacgctatagtcgggttggtgtcccgactatctaatacccgacactcggctaaagggagtgcgagggagatggatatataaccttttttgattgcgtataactttttaatgaatggtccgacttgaaaaatgtcttctacatttcgataggtataaatatacacaagaaaattgcatttatacttctctgAAATTTTCAAAGGTTTACATtcttttgcacaaatacaatataccctactttacgggtataaaaatcgatcTTACCCCACATGTCGTAAGTGTTCTACCAGGGAGGCTATATCTTTTCCATTTATCAGTCATCTCCTGGGCTTCCGTTACTCCCCGGCAGCTGGCCCTTTGCGAAGGGAATGTCTGCACCTCAACATATCACATTTCAGGGCATAGCGATGCTGGCAGACGGGACACTCGTGCGGCTTGAGCTGCAGGTGGTAGCCCTTAATGTGTTGCGACAGTCCGTTGCGCCGCTTGAAAACCCGGTCACAAATGCCACACTTGTGCTGCCGTTCCGTCGAGTGGGTAATATTATGCTGGCGGAGTCCGTTTAGCGATCCAAATgtctttttacaaatattgcACACATAAATCCGGGCGGAGGCAACTTTCTTTTTTGAATTCATTGGTATCTGGACCTTAATTTTGGATTTTCGTAGTCTGCAATTGAGTTCGTGACGGCGGTACAGGCGCCAGTGGGCAAAGGCGATCGCTTGGCAGTGGCGGCACTTGAAGCTCTGAAGGCGTCGATGGTTTTTGAGCGACAACGATTGACAAATGTACCGCATGTGCTGTCGAAGTCCCAGGCGGGATCGAAAGAACTTTGAACAGCCACCACAGCGAGCGGAAAAGCTTGGTATTAGCTTGACAAAGTGCGCTTTTAAGCGACGATGGTGGTGTAACTTCCTAAGACTGGAAAATCCCCTCTTGCACATCCGGCATATATAAGTTTTCCGACGTCTCTTCCTAGGATTTTTCATATTCTTACATTTCAGCTGCAATTTGCGATATCTAACTGCTAGTTTAGCATAGTTAGCGGTCACGGCGACCAGTTGAGGATCAGGAGGAGGTGCTGTGAGTTGAGTTGCCGTGGGTATGAGATCTTTGTGATGCAGGAAACTGCTCTGCATGTCCAGTATATCAATCTTCTTCCTGGGTTGCGTTGATATCGGACTATTCTGCCACTCTGACTGCCAGTAATCCAATTGCTCAGTTGCCACAAATCCCCGGTTGCTCTCCAGTTTCATGGGGGGATTCATAGTCAAGCTGGGCAGGTTGATATTCATCGGGGGAACGCTGACCATGGGCGTGGTATTGCTGTGACTATGGGTATAATGCTGATTCAAGCTATCTATTGTTATAAATTTAGCAGTGCACAAGGTGCAGTTGTGCAGCCGGAAGGCCGCTGAGGATTCGACTACGCTGTCGTTTAGCACTACGATGTTGGGTTTGATGGAAGTTGGAGGGGCGGCAGGTGGGGGTGGTGGCAGCAGCTCGCAGATCAAAGGATTGGGTATTTGGCTTACATTGGTCACAATGGGTTTGCAGGAGCGAGCTTCGGGATCATTAATCAGAGGTGGATCCACAGGTGGCTGAGCCGTGTCCTCCACCTTCTCCGTTTTGTACTGATGCGGCGGCAGTTGCCACTCCTCCTTGGCATAATTATGCTCCTCGGTCAACAGTTCCGTTTGCAGCATCTCATTAGCCGACCTCCCAGGCTGTGTTCTCTCCGACTGTCCCACATCCGCATCGTCCGGAATATTAATAAACGGATCATCCAGATTGATTATCTCCATGATATCACAATTGTTGATAATGTCCTGCGAGTTTAGCATGGGAAAATCGCAGAATTGGAACTTTTGCTCTGTTTCCTCCTGATCGCAGCCCTCGTCCTGCTCCAGGCCCATGTCCAGTTCGTCGGGAAACAGATTGTCCAGGCTCTCGCAGGCCTCCTGCTTCACACGGACAAAGGGTTCCTGCTTGATCTTCAGCTGGCGGCGGTATTTCCTTTGCAGCTCACTCTGCGCCAGCATCACCACATCGATGAACTGGGAAAAGCGCTCCAGTTGCAGGCAGCACTCCTTGCATATATCCTTGGGCAGGGTGTCGTCCTGCAGGATCTGAAGGGTGGGAAAGCACTTCTGGATCATGCCGAAGAGTTCGAAACTCTTGTCGAACGAAGAGCAGTTGGTGGCAGAGGAGCCACAGAAGCGGCAGGTGGCCTTAACACCTGTGGCCGGCGACTCGGCGGCACTGGCCAGGGTTTGTTTGTGGTTGGGCCTGCTAGTGGGGGACACCTGTTCCACGTGGAAGCTCGGGGAATCTCCTCCTGAAACTCTAACCGAGGGCACAGCATTCTTTTTCAGTGTTTTCCTGTTATTGCTGCAATTGAAGTCCTCGTCAACAAAGTGCCGACTGCACACCGCGCTCCACTTGGATGGCATCCACTGACCACTCCGCAGCGTGAAGTCCTTCCACTTCTGGAGGAGATCTTTCCGCTTAAAGGGAAACCTGCAAGGGAAACGAAGGGTAAACGCTTGTTGGAAATGGTTTTCCTACTCACCTGTGGAAGGAAATGCTGCCGGCGTGCACATATTTATGGCTGCAGTTTACCACAGCGCAGTGGgctggcattttttttttgtccaattaattattgttttattgtcCAATTAATTAAAGGAATTTGTCGAATTGGGTCTATTTACTTCGAAAAACCAGCTGTTGTTCGCTAGTcagctgtttttgtttttgaaaacaGCTGATAACAGCTGTACTATGTCGTCTATCGATGATTATCGGCGGAGGTGGGTACGAATCACCCTGTGGGCCTGCTTGATTCGAGCTTTTTGGCGGAAAATGGAACTGatttgaattaaaagaaaattacaaGACAAAAGGATGGCCCATAAGAAACTATTGTTTATTTCAAGGTAGAGCAAACTTTAATTATGATTCGTCGTCAAAGAGGTTTATTTTACATGAgaagaaaactaatttttaattaaaactcacAAATAAACTAATTAGTTATAAAAGTTATAGattatagttgtccgatcagGCTGGATCTTACTTATATGGTTATCAAAAATACGTgtactataaagaaaagtctccttcactgcgttgcttCTGAATAAGTTGATAAACTCTGCAAGGCTAATAGTAATGGTTCAATAATAAAAGATGTAATTTTAagtagaataataataattaaataaagtgaACTTAATTCTTActacttatttaaaaataaatattttaaaaaatgcaattaacgGTTACTTTTAGTGTGGATGAATAGCAAATTTGCAAAACTACCGGCTGGCCACATTAGGTCTTATCAAAAAATGGAACAGCTGACGCGCACCTCCCACCCCCAACCCCCCTTTCACCATTAATCCGTCACACTTATCAATTAGCGCGTTTATGACAACCCCCTGGCCCCAAAAACCCGCCAGATGCTCGGCCCGtgagtatatttattttctctcGCCACACGGAAAACTTCCACGGGTTTCAGTCTGTCGATTCGCTCGGAGGCGGTCTGTACGCACAATTGGGCGAAGGAAAAGGCAAGGTCAAGCAAGGTCTTTTTATTCGACTGGCGAAAAATCCAAATTCTACGTGTGTGCGCGGGTGGTGAAAGGAGAAAGCTAGAGAAATGGCACAGGTGCGATTGCTGGTACAGGGAGCTCGGAGGGGACTGCTCAATGTGGGCGCAGTCACGCCCCACGAATCCACCGCCGCCCATAAAAGATTTCAGCACAGCACGTCGAACTCTGGGTAAGTCTCTTGAGATTCCGATAAGATTCTCTCACATTCGGGGGTGTTCTGGTTTTCAGATAATTTTCACTGTTTGGAGATTTTCATCTCATGTGAACGGTTTTCATTCGGAGAATTCTTttactcttcttcttcttaaaACTACACAGTAACAAATTATAATAGAACAATATAAGCAAATTAGGATATCATTTAAATGCTCAATTAACATTTGTGCAAAactaaagtaaattaattaataaaatcggaagatatgtaaaatttacttaGTACTTAAAAAAAGTACTAATTCAGATATTTTTCACTGTTTGGAGATTTTCATCTTATGTGAGCAGTTTTCATTCAGAAGATTCAGAATAGAACAATATAAGCAAAATAGgatatctatttaaaaactaaaataaattaattaataaaacccCAAAGAATTATTCATTATCTCAAGGAAGATATGGGTTTATAAAATGTAGGATTTACTGAGTGTTAAAAAAAGGTTCTACCGAAATAATAGAGTATCATGGCTCTGATATGGAACTTAACCGTTTATAATCTGATAATTATTGTTCTATTTCTTCATTCTCTCCCATAGAGATTACGACCTGGTTGTGGTTGGCGGTGGTATCGTGGGAGCTGCCTCTGCCCGTGAGATTCTACTGCGCCATCCATCCCTGAAAATTGCAGTCTTGGAGAAGGAGAGCCAGCTGGCGAAGCACCAGAGCGGCCACAATTCCGGAGTGATCCATGCGGGCATCTACTATAAGCCCGGAACCCTGAAAGCCCGCCTTTGTGTGGAGGGCATGCACTTGGCCTACGCCTATCTAGATGAACACAAGATCCCGTACAAGAAGACCGGCAAACTAATTGTGGCCACGGATGAGAAGGAGGTGAAGCTGCTGGGGGATCTGGAGAAGCGTGGCATTGCCAACAATGTGCCGGATCTACGGATGATCAAGGGTGATGAGATCCAGGAGATCGAACCCTTCTGCAAGGGACTGAAGGCTTTGCATAGTCCGCACACTGGAATCGTTGACTGGGGATTGGTTACTCAGCACTATGGCCAGGATTTCACTCGATCCGGGGGCGATATCTACCTGGATTTCAATGTCAGCAAGTTCAGCGAGACCAAAGAGGGCACCGACTATCCAGTGACCATCCATGGCGCCAAGCCTGGTCAAACGGTTCGCACCAAGAATGTCCTGACCTGCGGTGGCCTGCAATCCGACTTGCTGGCGGAGAAGACAGGATGTCCCAGGGATCCCCGGATTGTGCCCTTCCGTGGAGAGTACTTGTTGCTGGCCAAGGAGAAGCAGCATATGGTCAAGGGCAATATTTATCCGGTGCCCGATCCCCGTTTCCCTTTTCTGGGAGTTCACTTCACGCCGCGCATGGACGGATCCATCTGGCTGGGACCAAATGCAGTGCTGGCTCTTAAGAGGGAAGGTTACACGTAAGTCTTTATCTTGGAATTGCCATTAAGACTCTAATGATAACATTTCTCCACTCCCCAGCTGGGGTGACATCAATCTCTTCGAGCTGTTCGACGCCCTGCGCTATCCAGGATTTGCCAAAATGGCCAGCAAATACATCGGCTTTGGGCTGAGTGAGATGTCCAAGTCGTGGTTCATTAACCTGCAAATCAAGGCGTTGCAAAAGTACATCCCGGACATCACCGAGTACGACATCCAGCGCGGTCCGGCGGGAGTGCGTGCCCAGGCGATGGATCTGCAGGGCAACCTGGTGGACGACTTCGTCTTCGATCGCGGCGAAGGATCGGGTGCGCTGGCCAAGCGGGTTCTCCACTGCAGAAACGCTCCATCGCCGGGGGCAACCAGCAGTCTGGCCATCGCCAAGATGATTGCCGACAAGATTGAGACTGAGTTCTCCATCGGCAAGTGATAGGCCATAAATCCGAAACTACTGACCATCTATCATCGTCCCAAATTCTGCCTTTATAGTGTCAGTAGCAAACTAATCTGTCTATTTCGCATTTCGTCTTGTAAATTATAatgttaaactattttgtatacaaTAGAATTACAAATTCTTAAACGATTTTCACGATTTATAGGCTAATATTTAATTCAGTTCGAGAATATGACGGTTTTTTCTTTGAGAAGAAACATCGTCCTTGATGCCCAGCACCTTTATCTGTTTTTGTAACGAATTCTCCTCTAAGCTACATTGAATTAGCATTTTGCACTTCTCGTTTAATATTTTCAGGCCATTAGCTGCATGCTGACGCATTTGCGCATCACAAGACTCCTCTGATTCGATGGCTTTTAGCAGTCGATAAATGGGTAGAAGCATTTCCTGGTAGTCCAGTAGATTCTCCATGCCGTTTAACAGTTCAGCCAAAACCAAGACAGCTGCCCGCTTAGTAGGCACAAAGCCGCCGTTGTTTAATTCGCTATTAACCAGTTGGAGAAGCTCGTGGAAAAAGTTCTGCACCTGATAGGCCAACAGACGACAAAGCTGGGCGAGATTGGCAAACGCTGACATTCTGAAATCGTGAACCGGAGATCGTGAGCCGTGCATAAAGCAATTGAGCAGAACAGCCTTGTATCTATAGCAAAGTGGGCCTGAAAGAGTAGTTAAATAAGTCtagatttgtattttaatcagggaccgtaatcattataagtaaaataataaaaatctttatttaatgGGTGTTAGTAGTGTATTGGTCCACCGAGCTGTAAGCACGATTTCAATTCCCAcagaaagtgtttttttatacaaattttttttttgttgttttttaggcggtttatgcaaaaaaatttatttttttcttaactgAATATGTGCTCCGTGGTTCTACATACAAGAGcacatttaaatctttgtaaaattccgCGTAGGACGGCTGCAATCtaactttgagtgatatttctaagcaaaataatatcgctcacaaaataatcattatttctgagcgatattttttttcgcttacaaaataatcattaaatggagtACTCACCTAACTCCTGAGCGACTTTCAGGATAGCTTCGCCCACAACCAATCGGTAATCCAACTCAGCCGTCTCCGATAAGTACTCGTCACTCAGCTTGTCCAGCACTTCGGACTCCATCACATGAACCAACGACACAAAGAGCCGAACACAATTGAGGAATGTGTACGATTCCTTGTTCTTAAGAGTGGTCAGAGCTAAAGCTAAAATGAGATGACCCTGCGACATGGTAGCGGGATCTCTTTTCTTGAGCAAATCCATTATCATCTGAATGCCGTACACCTGCAAATGGGACTGCTTTTCCTCTATCAAAGAGCGAGCTTTGTGAAATGGTTGGATTTTTATGGCTTCACTTGGTCGCCACACTCCTTCGATTAATGTAATCAAGGATTGTACAGATTGGAGAACGAGAGGGTTAGAAGATCGTAATCGCAACTGCTGCAGTTGTTGCTTCAGTTCTTTAGTGCTTTCCGCGAGCCAAAGATCCTCGCTGCCCTCAATAAGTTCCTGCAAAAGGTTTAGGACAATGAGTAAGATATGGTCCGCAGTGTCCTGTTTTCCAGAATGATGGTCCAACAAGTCTTTTAGTATGAGCAAGAACTCCTTGGTGTGCAAGGCTAGCTGAGCCCTTAATGGTTGGTGAGCCACCATTTGGTTCAGCGCAATAAGCAAATCCAGCTTTAGTTGATACTTTGAGTTCAGAAAGTCCTTCAGCTCCGTTTCcgttgaaataaaatcaacacTGGCTgatgacttttcctttaactGGTTGCCCATAAAACGTAAAAGAACTAGGAAAACATTGCAAGTGAGCGTGTGATGAGAGCTTGAGATAAGCAGTCCAGGCAAAATTCTGCCCATATCATGATCCACTTGGTGCTCCTGGTGGGCTACTTTAACCTGAACTTGGTTGTTTGCGGAAGGGAGGATGAGAATTCGTGGGTGAAAACTGTACCAAGGAGGTTCCTCGTCGACTTGCCACTTTAAAAGTCTTTTAAGCACTTCTGGCAGTTCCTTTTCCCTTTCTCTGTTATCCAGACAACGTGAAATGATCATAGAAAGCTGTTTAGTGGCTGGTAGTTCTAAAGGAAAACCGTCGTAGAGTTGAAAAAGCAGGGGAAGGTAAGGAACTAGAAGGTTACTGGCCAAACAAGCCACGGTGGAGGAGCAGAAAAGATGCTGCCACAAGAGGATGCGATTGCAGAGTTCCTGGTGTTCCATTACGATTAAACCACTTATAACATCTTCCGGGTTAATAAGACTCTCCCAGTGCTTGTATAAGGTTTCCTCTATCTGCTTCTGATTGGCATCATTTAGATCGTAGAGCCTCCTAAGGGATAAGACACCGGCACACATTTTGTCCGCATCCCGAAGGTTAAATTTACAATACTCAAACACCTGGAGAATCATCTTTTCCTGCGCAAGTTGAGAGAATCCCTTCCTAGCCACAATTCCCGCAACAATTTCCGCATTTCTTGTGGGACTCACATTGGGCGTCTGATGCAGCGCCTCCACAAAGCTGAAAAATCCTTGGGCTGAATTTAGTTTTCCGAGGAGTTGATGGTGCAACACTTTGGCCAGAGGAGTGCTGAGAGGTGTGGCCTTCAAGAGTAGGATGTGCCGGAAGAAATCCGCTTTGGATTCCTGTTGCCAGAGGTAGGATATAGCCTTTTCCAAGTGCACCGAGTCCTCCTCAACACGCAGACTCATAATGGCGGCCAGAAGATCCCTTTCAACTAGCTCCATGGAGTTGGCTATGTGAAACTGTCGTATTGGCAGTAGATTTACGAAGAACTGAATGCTCAGGAGCAGCAAGCAAGGATTCGCCTTCACTTTTCCGTCGGCCTCATTGAATATAGGCGACTTGTAAAAATCCTCATGCAACTGACATCGAAGGGA
The genomic region above belongs to Drosophila takahashii strain IR98-3 E-12201 chromosome 2L, DtakHiC1v2, whole genome shotgun sequence and contains:
- the L2HGDH gene encoding L-2-hydroxyglutarate dehydrogenase, mitochondrial; translated protein: MAQVRLLVQGARRGLLNVGAVTPHESTAAHKRFQHSTSNSGDYDLVVVGGGIVGAASAREILLRHPSLKIAVLEKESQLAKHQSGHNSGVIHAGIYYKPGTLKARLCVEGMHLAYAYLDEHKIPYKKTGKLIVATDEKEVKLLGDLEKRGIANNVPDLRMIKGDEIQEIEPFCKGLKALHSPHTGIVDWGLVTQHYGQDFTRSGGDIYLDFNVSKFSETKEGTDYPVTIHGAKPGQTVRTKNVLTCGGLQSDLLAEKTGCPRDPRIVPFRGEYLLLAKEKQHMVKGNIYPVPDPRFPFLGVHFTPRMDGSIWLGPNAVLALKREGYTWGDINLFELFDALRYPGFAKMASKYIGFGLSEMSKSWFINLQIKALQKYIPDITEYDIQRGPAGVRAQAMDLQGNLVDDFVFDRGEGSGALAKRVLHCRNAPSPGATSSLAIAKMIADKIETEFSIGK
- the Tango6 gene encoding transport and Golgi organization protein 6, which encodes MINTAKYFALLEELTLNKALANKSSNSDPPDVLENNLLILEKYVKLEVDQQLHELCEEYLLTAAQKCSIDPTREPTISYIVRLQHVLHSITKNINFHSDAKEDLISVAHLKLCIQATQELSYYSLRCQLHEDFYKSPIFNEADGKVKANPCLLLLSIQFFVNLLPIRQFHIANSMELVERDLLAAIMSLRVEEDSVHLEKAISYLWQQESKADFFRHILLLKATPLSTPLAKVLHHQLLGKLNSAQGFFSFVEALHQTPNVSPTRNAEIVAGIVARKGFSQLAQEKMILQVFEYCKFNLRDADKMCAGVLSLRRLYDLNDANQKQIEETLYKHWESLINPEDVISGLIVMEHQELCNRILLWQHLFCSSTVACLASNLLVPYLPLLFQLYDGFPLELPATKQLSMIISRCLDNREREKELPEVLKRLLKWQVDEEPPWYSFHPRILILPSANNQVQVKVAHQEHQVDHDMGRILPGLLISSSHHTLTCNVFLVLLRFMGNQLKEKSSASVDFISTETELKDFLNSKYQLKLDLLIALNQMVAHQPLRAQLALHTKEFLLILKDLLDHHSGKQDTADHILLIVLNLLQELIEGSEDLWLAESTKELKQQLQQLRLRSSNPLVLQSVQSLITLIEGVWRPSEAIKIQPFHKARSLIEEKQSHLQVYGIQMIMDLLKKRDPATMSQGHLILALALTTLKNKESYTFLNCVRLFVSLVHVMESEVLDKLSDEYLSETAELDYRLVVGEAILKVAQELGPLCYRYKAVLLNCFMHGSRSPVHDFRMSAFANLAQLCRLLAYQVQNFFHELLQLVNSELNNGGFVPTKRAAVLVLAELLNGMENLLDYQEMLLPIYRLLKAIESEESCDAQMRQHAANGLKILNEKCKMLIQCSLEENSLQKQIKVLGIKDDVSSQRKNRHILELN
- the Swip-1 gene encoding EF-hand domain-containing protein D2 homolog: MSVSSNASSASNKDSVDSPSSTTNTDSSELTHILNRRQEIMDSQEAGIEVRRTYKVVNVYTDFPEFSRNQIKDYQKTFNTYDTARDGFLDLQELKFMMEKLGAPQTHLGLKQMIAEVDEDNDGKISFREFLLIFRKAQAGELDSESGLNQLARLTEVDVEQVGVSGAKNFFEAKIEQQLRTNKFHDEIRAEQEERRREEEERAQRRQQFQQRAAIFQ
- the LOC108059345 gene encoding uncharacterized protein, with protein sequence MPAHCAVVNCSHKYVHAGSISFHRFPFKRKDLLQKWKDFTLRSGQWMPSKWSAVCSRHFVDEDFNCSNNRKTLKKNAVPSVRVSGGDSPSFHVEQVSPTSRPNHKQTLASAAESPATGVKATCRFCGSSATNCSSFDKSFELFGMIQKCFPTLQILQDDTLPKDICKECCLQLERFSQFIDVVMLAQSELQRKYRRQLKIKQEPFVRVKQEACESLDNLFPDELDMGLEQDEGCDQEETEQKFQFCDFPMLNSQDIINNCDIMEIINLDDPFINIPDDADVGQSERTQPGRSANEMLQTELLTEEHNYAKEEWQLPPHQYKTEKVEDTAQPPVDPPLINDPEARSCKPIVTNVSQIPNPLICELLPPPPPAAPPTSIKPNIVVLNDSVVESSAAFRLHNCTLCTAKFITIDSLNQHYTHSHSNTTPMVSVPPMNINLPSLTMNPPMKLESNRGFVATEQLDYWQSEWQNSPISTQPRKKIDILDMQSSFLHHKDLIPTATQLTAPPPDPQLVAVTANYAKLAVRYRKLQLKCKNMKNPRKRRRKTYICRMCKRGFSSLRKLHHHRRLKAHFVKLIPSFSARCGGCSKFFRSRLGLRQHMRYICQSLSLKNHRRLQSFKCRHCQAIAFAHWRLYRRHELNCRLRKSKIKVQIPMNSKKKVASARIYVCNICKKTFGSLNGLRQHNITHSTERQHKCGICDRVFKRRNGLSQHIKGYHLQLKPHECPVCQHRYALKCDMLRCRHSLRKGPAAGE